Proteins found in one Seonamhaeicola sp. S2-3 genomic segment:
- a CDS encoding type I restriction endonuclease subunit R, translating into MIFNEDSRVKLPAILHLTQLGYTYISLKEAIWDEDTNIFTDIFKSSISKINPDLSPIEIDRLYQDISLDLENEDLGKTFYDKLINRSGTRLIDFENFDNNEFHVVTELTYKNGEDEFRPDIICLINGMPLVFIEVKKPNNRNGVLDERKRIITRFQNKKFRKFVNLTQFMIFSNNMEYDDNEIEPWQGAFYASPSYVKPIFNYFREEIGFNLSQVLKPLDESVEAFVLKDTNYPSIKNSEEYKTNKNPDSATNRILTSLLSKERLQFVLQYALAYVKETNGLQKHIMRYPQLFATKAIETHLDKGKKKGIIWHTQGSGKTALAYYNTHFLTHYFQKKNIIPKFYFIVDRLDLLTQARDEFTARGLKVHTVNSRDEFVADLKKTTAVNNDKGQREITVVNIHKFKDDTDVSRETDYNINIQRVYFLDEVHRSYNPKGSFLANLEQSDKNAIKIGLTGTPLIGKNLKSKDLFGNYIHKYYYNKSIADGYTLKLIREEIATEYKVLLKQALDSIDVLKGDLDKKIAYAHPSFVAPMLDYIVKDLELFRQRNDDATTGGMVICDSSEQAREMFKIFNSYKEDESKESSLPQAAEETSEYLIKQKESYKVKKAALILYDSGSKEELEKWRDDFKAGKIDILFVYNMLLTGFDAKRLKKIYLGRIIKAHNLLQALTRVNRTYKNYRYGYVVDFADISKEFNKTNKAYFDELQEVLGDEMESYSNLFMSREEMEETILEIKEKLADFDLKNAEKFQQQISQIDDHSEMLQIRKALDDARSLYNIIRLVGEYELLDKIDFRKLNTLRIEAENHLALMNAKNALETNEEIGNLLNVALEDVLFMFKKVGEAELVLADELKDLLKKTREALGGNFDTKDPEWVSLYDELRRLFDNKNLSEVSREEMEANMTSLKQIHEKIKELNRKNELLKDKYQGDVKYARVQKRLVEIGKPSKLKTVIIEALQHIKEETDIAVLNRADSLNNEHYFGQLVARLVFQEFSKQKVSMDVETVEFIKNIIVEEYLNEYYGRTA; encoded by the coding sequence ATGATTTTCAACGAAGATTCAAGAGTTAAACTTCCTGCCATACTTCATTTAACCCAACTTGGGTATACATACATTTCTTTAAAAGAAGCCATTTGGGATGAAGATACCAACATCTTTACAGATATTTTTAAATCATCTATTTCTAAAATAAACCCTGATTTATCACCAATCGAAATTGACAGGCTCTATCAGGATATTTCACTGGATTTAGAAAATGAAGATTTAGGAAAAACATTTTACGATAAACTCATCAATCGTTCTGGTACGCGATTAATTGATTTTGAAAATTTTGATAACAATGAATTTCATGTTGTTACTGAATTGACTTATAAAAATGGAGAAGATGAGTTTCGGCCAGATATTATTTGTTTGATTAACGGGATGCCTTTGGTATTCATAGAAGTTAAAAAACCTAATAACAGGAATGGTGTACTTGATGAACGCAAACGCATCATCACACGTTTTCAGAATAAGAAATTTAGAAAATTTGTAAACCTTACACAGTTTATGATTTTCTCAAACAATATGGAGTATGATGATAATGAAATTGAACCTTGGCAAGGTGCTTTTTATGCGTCACCTTCTTACGTGAAACCGATTTTTAATTATTTCAGAGAAGAGATTGGTTTTAACTTATCGCAGGTTTTAAAACCTTTAGATGAATCGGTTGAAGCTTTTGTTTTAAAAGACACCAATTATCCTTCCATAAAGAATAGCGAAGAATACAAAACCAATAAAAACCCAGATAGTGCAACTAATCGCATCTTAACGTCTTTGTTATCTAAAGAGCGTTTACAGTTTGTATTACAATATGCATTAGCGTATGTAAAAGAAACCAATGGTTTACAAAAACATATTATGCGTTATCCGCAATTGTTCGCAACCAAAGCCATTGAAACGCATTTAGACAAGGGTAAAAAGAAAGGGATTATATGGCATACACAAGGTTCGGGTAAAACAGCCTTGGCGTATTACAACACACATTTTTTAACCCATTATTTTCAGAAAAAAAATATCATTCCAAAGTTTTACTTTATCGTAGATCGTTTGGATTTATTAACCCAAGCTAGAGATGAGTTTACCGCACGTGGACTAAAAGTACATACTGTAAACTCTCGTGATGAATTTGTTGCTGACTTAAAGAAAACCACGGCAGTCAATAACGATAAAGGTCAACGTGAAATTACCGTAGTTAACATTCACAAATTTAAGGACGATACCGATGTTAGTAGAGAAACGGATTACAACATCAACATACAACGCGTGTACTTTTTAGATGAAGTTCACCGTAGCTATAACCCTAAAGGTAGTTTCTTGGCAAACTTGGAGCAATCCGATAAAAACGCCATAAAAATTGGACTAACAGGCACGCCTTTAATTGGTAAAAACTTAAAGTCTAAAGACTTATTTGGTAACTATATTCATAAATACTACTACAACAAATCCATTGCCGATGGATATACCTTAAAGTTAATCCGTGAGGAAATAGCAACGGAATACAAGGTATTACTGAAACAGGCTTTAGATAGTATTGATGTACTTAAAGGCGATTTGGATAAAAAGATAGCCTATGCCCATCCATCGTTTGTAGCACCCATGCTCGATTATATTGTTAAGGATTTAGAACTCTTTAGACAACGTAATGATGATGCTACCACAGGTGGAATGGTAATTTGCGACAGTAGCGAACAAGCACGTGAAATGTTTAAAATCTTCAATAGCTACAAAGAAGATGAAAGCAAAGAATCTTCTTTGCCACAAGCTGCTGAAGAAACTAGCGAATACTTAATCAAACAAAAGGAAAGCTACAAGGTTAAAAAAGCAGCCTTAATTTTATATGATAGTGGTTCTAAAGAAGAATTGGAAAAATGGCGTGATGATTTCAAGGCAGGAAAGATTGATATCTTGTTCGTGTACAATATGTTGCTTACTGGTTTTGATGCCAAACGCTTAAAGAAAATCTATTTAGGTCGTATTATTAAAGCCCATAACTTATTACAAGCCTTAACGCGTGTTAACCGAACCTATAAAAACTATCGCTATGGTTATGTGGTGGACTTCGCAGATATTTCTAAGGAGTTTAACAAAACCAATAAGGCCTATTTTGATGAGCTTCAAGAGGTGTTGGGCGACGAAATGGAAAGCTATTCCAACCTCTTTATGTCTCGTGAAGAAATGGAAGAAACCATTTTGGAGATAAAAGAGAAATTGGCTGATTTCGACCTAAAGAATGCTGAGAAATTTCAGCAACAAATTTCACAAATCGATGACCATTCCGAAATGCTTCAAATTAGAAAAGCATTGGATGACGCTCGTTCATTGTACAACATCATCCGTTTGGTGGGGGAATACGAATTATTAGATAAAATCGACTTTAGAAAACTAAACACCTTACGCATTGAAGCCGAAAACCATTTGGCCTTGATGAATGCCAAAAATGCCTTGGAAACCAACGAAGAAATTGGCAACTTACTGAATGTGGCTTTAGAGGACGTACTCTTTATGTTCAAAAAAGTAGGTGAGGCTGAATTGGTATTGGCAGACGAACTTAAAGACTTACTTAAAAAAACACGCGAAGCACTTGGTGGAAATTTCGATACTAAAGACCCAGAATGGGTTTCGTTGTATGATGAGTTACGTCGCTTGTTCGATAATAAAAATTTAAGTGAAGTCTCACGTGAGGAAATGGAAGCCAATATGACCTCGCTAAAACAAATTCACGAAAAAATAAAAGAACTGAATCGTAAAAATGAGTTGTTAAAAGACAAATATCAAGGCGATGTCAAATATGCTCGCGTTCAAAAACGCTTGGTCGAAATAGGTAAACCTTCAAAATTAAAAACGGTGATTATTGAAGCCTTGCAGCATATAAAAGAAGAAACTGATATAGCAGTGCTTAACCGTGCCGATAGTTTAAACAACGAACACTACTTTGGGCAATTGGTAGCACGTTTGGTATTTCAAGAATTTAGCAAACAAAAGGTTTCTATGGATGTAGAAACCGTAGAATTTATAAAAAACATTATCGTAGAAGAATATTTAAACGAATATTACGGAAGAACCGCATAA